A single genomic interval of Gossypium raimondii isolate GPD5lz chromosome 11, ASM2569854v1, whole genome shotgun sequence harbors:
- the LOC105801971 gene encoding phospholipase A1-Ibeta2, chloroplastic — MMIGVGLTLPAHNLNVFNARRASFKCQKSPLNPTSRTHVSSASSTELTRETLSNLEKLLQKSNQPDPERVVKTSTSNGSIETKGKGLLEGLNLSRIWPEMKAAEEMSPRHLNRLQRLLSKTMEYSPRNNLGSRWREYHGCNDWSGLLDPLDENLRREVVRYGEFVQAAYHGFHSNPAMSTDEAPLPRHVALPDRSYKVTKSLYTTSSVGLPKWVDDVAPDLGWMTQRSSWIGYVAVCDDKREIHRMGRRDIVIALRGTATCMEWAENFRAQLDQIPESDDPTQRVERGFLSLHKTRGAHVPSLAELVVEEVQRLIEMYKGEPLSITITGHSLGAALSLLVADEISSCAPHVPPVAVFSFGGPRVGNKGFVERLNKKNVKVLRIVNNQDLITKVPGIFIGEKVQQQQQQDNPWTYSHVGTELRVDTKMSPYLKSNVDIACCHDLEAYLHLVDGYLSSKCPFRSNAKRSLAKLLHDQGSNVKQLYTHKALSLNLERDRFSFPMPSCLPSPSQ; from the coding sequence ATAACTTGAACGTCTTCAACGCCAGGCGAGCAAGCTTCAAGTGCCAGAAATCACCTCTAAATCCAACTTCTCGAACACATGTTTCATCGGCATCTTCGACTGAGTTAACTCGGGAAACCCTTTCCAACCTCGAAAAGCTCCTTCAGAAATCAAACCAACCCGACCCGGAACGGGTCGTCAAAACTTCCACCAGCAACGGGTCGATCGAAACCAAAGGTAAGGGTTTACTCGAAGGGCTTAACCTATCCCGGATTTGGCCGGAAATGAAAGCCGCCGAAGAGATGTCTCCCCGCCATTTAAATAGGCTTCAGAGGCTTTTATCCAAAACCATGGAGTATTCTCCGAGGAACAACCTCGGTTCTCGTTGGAGAGAGTACCACGGTTGCAATGATTGGTCCGGTTTGCTCGACCCTCTTGACGAGAATCTCCGGCGAGAAGTTGTTCGGTACGGTGAATTCGTTCAAGCTGCTTACCATGGTTTCCATTCGAACCCGGCCATGTCAACCGACGAGGCTCCTTTACCGAGGCACGTGGCGTTACCCGATAGGTCTTACAAGGTGACAAAGAGCCTCTACACAACCTCCTCCGTCGGGTTGCCGAAATGGGTCGACGACGTGGCTCCGGATCTCGGGTGGATGACCCAAAGGTCTAGTTGGATAGGGTATGTTGCGGTTTGCGATGATAAGAGGGAGATCCACCGCATGGGGAGGAGGGATATCGTGATTGCTTTACGTGGAACCGCTACGTGCATGGAATGGGCCGAAAATTTCCGAGCCCAACTGGATCAAATCCCCGAATccgatgacccgacccaaaGGGTCGAACGCGGGTTCTTAAGCTTACATAAAACACGCGGCGCTCACGTGCCTAGCTTGGCTGAATTAGTGGTCGAAGAAGTGCAAAGGTTGATCGAAATGTACAAAGGAGAACCCCTTAGCATTACAATCACAGGGCACAGCCTTGGCGCGGCGCTATCTCTTTTAGTTGCCGACGAAATAAGCTCGTGTGCCCCTCATGTGCCGCCGGTCGCCGTGTTCTCTTTTGGAGGACCTCGAGTAGGTAATAAAGGCTTCGTCGAAcgattaaataagaaaaatgttaaaGTATTGAGAATCGTTAACAATCAAGATTTGATCACTAAAGTTCCAGGTATCTTCATCGGTGAAAAagttcaacaacaacaacaacaagatAACCCATGGACATACTCTCACGTAGGAACAGAATTACGGGTTGATACTAAAATGTCACCTTATTTAAAATCGAACGTGGACATAGCATGTTGTCATGATCTTGAAGCTTACTTACATTTGGTGGACGGATACTTATCATCAAAGTGTCCATTTAGGTCGAATGCTAAACGAAGTTTAGCGAAACTACTTCATGATCAAGGATCAAACGTGAAACAATTGTATACACACAAGGCATTGAGTTTAAACCTTGAAAGGGATAGGTTTAGCTTCCCTATGCCTAGTTGTTTGCCTAGTCCATCTCAATAA